The following proteins are co-located in the Acropora palmata chromosome 11, jaAcrPala1.3, whole genome shotgun sequence genome:
- the LOC141897836 gene encoding uncharacterized protein LOC141897836, whose translation MPDQGLSAKELRRIWNDEFLPSIRREIKTEILELKSSIKALTERCNELEKSQDFVSKKYDTAIAALQSVKSEISNLDKKHTTIVNSLEEKLGELAGTTDRQDQSLYRVESALDETEQYLRRDCLEINGVPISSYENPNQLVKEVGLLAGVEIDDRHIAAAHKLPDSKNVKNRLIVKFIQRDKREELYKHRKNLVGKNISHLPSVEDGNGKIFINESLTSYRKRLFGRIREYKRNNNLKYLWTSNGKIMLKVNDTSPTQAFVTHEQFEDYLDQISNH comes from the coding sequence ATGCCGGATCAAGGTTTAAGTGCAAAAGAATTACGAAGAATTTGGAATGATGAATTTCTACCAAGTATAAGACGTGAAATTAAAACCGAGATACTTGAACTCAAATCGAGCATCAAAGCACTAACTGAGAGATGTAACGAGTTGGAGAAGTCTCAAGATTTTGTCTCCAAGAAATATGACACTGCCATAGCTGCTCTCCAAAGTGTTAAAAGCGAAATATCTAACCTCGATAAAAAACATACAACGATTGTAAATTCGCTTGAGGAGAAACTCGGAGAGCTGGCGGGGACAACCGACAGACAAGATCAGTCATTGTATCGGGTCGAGAGCGCTCTTGATGAGACTGAACAGTATCTGAGGAGAGATTGTTTAGAAATCAACGGCGTACCGATCTCATCGTATGAAAACCCCAATCAACTTGTGAAAGAAGTTGGCTTGCTTGCTGGTGTTGAAATTGATGATCGCCATATTGCCGCCGCGCATAAACTCCCAGACTCAAAGAATGTAAAAAATCGTCTCATTGTGAAATTTATTCAGAGAGATAAGAGGGAAGAACTGTACAAGCATCGGAAGAACCTGGTAGGAAAAAACATCAGCCACCTGCCCTCAGTTGAAGATGGGAATGGCAAGATCTTTATTAATGAATCCTTGACTAGTTATCGCAAGAGGCTCTTTGGTCGCATAAGGGAGTACAAGAGAAAtaacaatttgaaatacctgTGGACAAGCAACGGTAAAATTATGCTGAAAGTGAATGATACGTCCCCCACACAAGCCTTTGTGACACACGAACAATTTGAGGATTATCTCGACCAGATAAGCAATCATTGA